One window of the Terriglobales bacterium genome contains the following:
- a CDS encoding redoxin domain-containing protein, with the protein MQRLLSFLFVLLFSITACAYTERAPDFSFDAVWLDKDAKVPHSIKAYRGRVVLIDFWEYTCINCIRDFAVLKRWYAKYHPYGFEIIGVHFGEFAMGYKPENVRRAAQRFQLPWPIVADVNGSIWKAYKSESWPNRHLIDPSGDIVMHIEGEGNNAPMEVKIRELLLPQHPEVAKIPLDPDENTFAPQCGRVTEETYVGDWFGRGALENREKYEDGYVVHFKANQEPDDGRVILDGSWRTDHDGVTSADKHDNKAMLRYHARSVYAVMSVDDPKKPVRVDVSQDGTPLGYASGADVKTDAQGSYIEVSEPRMYYVIKNPALASHLLTLAPEGKGFTLHSFTYGNDCQQNFDAK; encoded by the coding sequence ATGCAGCGACTCCTCTCATTTTTGTTTGTGCTCCTTTTTTCGATAACAGCTTGCGCCTACACAGAACGAGCTCCTGATTTTTCGTTCGACGCAGTTTGGCTCGATAAAGACGCGAAGGTGCCGCATTCGATCAAGGCATATCGCGGACGCGTGGTGCTGATCGACTTCTGGGAATACACCTGTATTAACTGCATCCGCGATTTTGCCGTGCTGAAGCGTTGGTACGCGAAATACCATCCGTACGGTTTCGAGATCATCGGTGTGCATTTCGGCGAGTTCGCGATGGGATACAAGCCAGAAAACGTTCGCCGCGCTGCGCAGCGATTCCAATTGCCATGGCCGATCGTTGCCGACGTGAATGGTTCCATCTGGAAAGCCTACAAATCCGAATCGTGGCCGAATCGGCATCTCATCGATCCCAGCGGCGACATCGTGATGCACATCGAAGGCGAGGGCAACAACGCTCCGATGGAAGTCAAGATTCGCGAACTGCTGCTGCCGCAGCATCCCGAGGTCGCAAAGATTCCGCTTGATCCTGACGAGAACACTTTCGCGCCGCAGTGCGGGCGAGTGACGGAAGAAACTTACGTCGGTGACTGGTTTGGCCGCGGAGCGCTCGAGAATCGCGAGAAGTACGAGGACGGATATGTCGTGCACTTCAAAGCCAACCAGGAGCCCGACGACGGGCGCGTGATCCTCGACGGCAGTTGGCGTACCGATCACGATGGCGTTACCTCTGCCGATAAGCACGACAACAAAGCGATGCTCAGGTATCACGCGCGCTCGGTTTACGCCGTCATGAGTGTGGACGATCCCAAGAAACCAGTGCGAGTTGATGTCTCGCAGGATGGCACGCCTTTGGGCTATGCCTCGGGGGCTGACGTGAAAACCGACGCGCAAGGTTCTTATATCGAAGTGAGTGAGCCGAGAATGTACTACGTAATTAAGAATCCGGCTTTGGCATCGCATCTGCTGACGCTTGCCCCTGAAGGAAAGGGCTTCACGCTGCATTCGTTTACCTACGGCAACGATTGCCAGCAGAACTTCGATGCTAAGTAA
- a CDS encoding glycoside hydrolase family 127 protein, producing MTLTNVSRRKFMAGAAAVAGAAVLPSSANNLFAQDPVVNSIDSTGKPVNRERVPWAAVPFPMKQVRLLEGTCSRVQEKNRQYLHSLPNDRLAYSFNITAGLPSSAEPFGGWEKPDSELRGHFNGGHYLSAVALMYASTGDEDLKKKGNALVSDLRKCQVANKNGYLSAFPDEFFDRLRDRVRVWAPFYTIHKIMAGMLDMYVHTGNTEALQVAEDMAGWVGMWTGPLSYEHMQRVLGTEYGGMGEVLCNLYAVTGKYQYLGAAHRFDKKAFFEPLENHRDELKGLHVNTHIPQVIAAARSYELTHDSKYHDIAQYFWDEVVSERSYCNGGTSNGEGWQTDPGKLSTQLGPSTTEDCCAYNMLKLTRHLFGWSPEARYMDYYERVVFNHRLGTMDPETGTTMYYYPIGVDLWKTYATPTDSFWCCNGTGVEEFGKLNDTIYFHDDNSIYVNLYVPSEVSWPEKKLKLRQDTDFPRQQGTKLTITAQQPTDVAIRLRIPYWANGGSVKINGRPLPVFSSQSSYLTLRGPWKNNDTIELSLPMDIHGSQMPDDHTVQAPMYGPLVLAAKHEEAPRDRWYGDTGPFEHRERGSGPRPIPELPGAKGKVDDPASWIRAGNQPLTFEAAGESGAQALVPINDIVHERYDVYWKITATGGERPRTSTT from the coding sequence ATGACACTTACCAACGTTTCCCGTAGAAAGTTCATGGCCGGAGCTGCTGCCGTTGCCGGCGCGGCGGTTCTTCCTTCTTCAGCAAACAACCTGTTCGCGCAAGATCCCGTGGTCAATTCCATCGACAGCACGGGCAAACCGGTGAACCGGGAACGGGTGCCTTGGGCGGCAGTTCCCTTTCCCATGAAGCAGGTTCGTCTGCTCGAAGGAACTTGCTCCCGCGTGCAAGAGAAGAATCGCCAATATCTGCATTCACTACCGAATGACCGGCTGGCGTACTCGTTCAACATCACTGCCGGCCTCCCTTCGTCTGCTGAACCATTCGGCGGCTGGGAAAAACCAGATTCCGAGTTGCGCGGACACTTCAACGGCGGCCATTATCTCTCAGCCGTGGCTCTGATGTACGCGAGCACGGGCGATGAGGATCTCAAGAAGAAGGGCAACGCGCTCGTCTCTGATTTGCGCAAATGCCAGGTCGCTAACAAGAACGGATATCTCAGCGCATTTCCCGACGAGTTCTTCGACCGTCTGCGCGATCGCGTTCGCGTCTGGGCACCGTTCTACACCATCCACAAAATCATGGCCGGAATGCTCGACATGTATGTGCACACCGGCAACACCGAAGCGCTTCAAGTCGCCGAAGACATGGCCGGGTGGGTAGGAATGTGGACGGGTCCGCTCAGCTACGAGCACATGCAGCGCGTGCTTGGCACCGAGTACGGCGGCATGGGAGAGGTGCTCTGCAATCTTTATGCGGTTACGGGAAAGTATCAGTACCTCGGCGCTGCGCATCGTTTCGATAAGAAAGCCTTCTTCGAACCGCTGGAGAACCATCGCGACGAACTGAAGGGATTGCACGTGAACACGCACATCCCGCAAGTGATTGCAGCGGCTCGTTCATACGAACTCACGCACGATTCGAAGTATCACGACATCGCCCAGTATTTCTGGGATGAAGTCGTCAGCGAGCGCTCTTACTGCAACGGTGGGACCAGCAACGGCGAGGGCTGGCAAACCGATCCTGGCAAACTCTCGACTCAGCTTGGTCCGAGCACTACTGAAGATTGCTGCGCCTACAACATGCTGAAGCTCACGCGGCATCTGTTCGGCTGGTCGCCTGAGGCGCGCTATATGGATTACTACGAACGTGTCGTCTTCAATCACCGTCTTGGCACCATGGATCCTGAAACGGGAACCACGATGTATTACTACCCAATCGGCGTAGACCTCTGGAAGACGTATGCGACGCCAACCGACTCATTCTGGTGCTGCAACGGAACCGGAGTCGAGGAATTCGGGAAGCTCAACGACACGATCTACTTCCATGATGACAACTCAATCTACGTAAATCTCTATGTACCGTCTGAAGTGAGTTGGCCAGAGAAAAAGCTGAAATTGCGGCAGGACACTGATTTTCCGCGGCAGCAAGGCACAAAGCTCACCATCACGGCACAGCAGCCGACTGATGTTGCCATACGTTTACGCATCCCATATTGGGCCAATGGTGGAAGTGTGAAAATCAATGGGCGTCCTCTGCCGGTCTTTTCCAGCCAAAGCAGCTATCTGACGCTGCGTGGTCCGTGGAAGAACAATGACACTATCGAGCTCAGTCTCCCCATGGATATTCACGGTTCGCAGATGCCGGATGACCACACGGTTCAGGCCCCGATGTACGGACCTCTGGTGCTCGCCGCGAAACACGAAGAAGCGCCTCGCGATCGTTGGTACGGCGATACCGGCCCATTCGAACATCGCGAGCGCGGATCAGGCCCGCGTCCCATTCCGGAACTACCGGGAGCAAAGGGCAAGGTAGACGATCCAGCAAGTTGGATTCGCGCAGGAAACCAGCCGCTGACCTTCGAAGCTGCGGGAGAGTCTGGAGCGCAAGCCCTGGTGCCGATCAACGATATCGTGCACGAACGCTATGACGTGTACTGGAAGATAACTGCTACCGGGGGCGAGAGACCCCGTACATCGACAACGTAA